From one Anticarsia gemmatalis isolate Benzon Research Colony breed Stoneville strain chromosome 20, ilAntGemm2 primary, whole genome shotgun sequence genomic stretch:
- the LOC142981376 gene encoding retinaldehyde-binding protein 1-like, translating into MSATKFLHPFLRGLKPLPEGHEDELQQVREWMKSQPHLPHISDEYVYLFLHSNYYKVAETKETIEHYFTLRAVGGADLFSNRDPLSPKNKTIMDITHMVGFPNKTSEGYHVLLYRLSEFDYSKLNFADAVRVFCMFNDVKLSEDLLSDGYIVIFDMKGCSLGHLTRVTLPALRAFMHYIQNAHPARLKKIHVVHTVSFINQVMCLVKPLIHSNLLNLLNFSSEGPESVVDKELLPEDFGGPLPSVKQLHEEQRKNMEENYRDWLIETEIFKADEKKRIKKPSKGMFASFTSSFKSLDID; encoded by the exons ATGTCAGCGACTAAGTTCCTGCACCCGTTTCTGCGCGGGCTGAAACCTTTGCCCGAAGGTCACGAGGATGAACTGCAGCAGGTCAGGGAATG GATGAAAAGCCAGCCTCACTTGCCGCACATATCTGATGAGTACGTGTACCTGTTCTTGCACTCCAACTACTACAAGGTGGCGGAGACGAAGGAGACCATAGAGCATTACTTCACTCTGCGCGCGGTGGGGGGCGCTGACCTCTTCAGCAACAGGGACCCTCTCTCACCTAAGAATAAAACTATTATGGATATTAC GCACATGGTAGGGTTCCCAAACAAGACGTCGGAAGGCTACCACGTCCTCCTGTACCGTCTCTCAGAGTTTGACTACAGCAAGCTGAACTTTGCCGACGCCGTGCGTGTGTTCTGCATGTTCAACGACGTCAAGCTGTCCGAGGACCTGCTCTCTGATGGGTACATCGTCATCTTCGACATGAAGGGCTGCAGCCTCGGACATCTCACGAGGGTCACTCTGCCCGCGCTGAGAGCTTTCATGCATTATATTCAG AACGCTCACCCGGCCCGCCTCAAGAAGATCCACGTGGTCCACACCGTTTCCTTCATCAACCAAGTCATGTGCCTGGTCAAGCCGCTCATACACTCCAATCTCCTCAACCTCCTCAACTTCTCCTCTGAGGGCCCCGAGTCTGTCGTCGACAAGGAACTCCTCCCAGAAGACTTTGGAGGACCCCTTCCCTCCGTCAAACAACTACACGAAGAACAGCGAAAGAACATGGAAGAAAACTACAGAGATTGGTTGATTGAAACTGAAATATTCAAAGCTGATGAAAAGAAAAGAATTAAGAAGCCTAGCAAAGGTATGTTTGCTAGTTTCACGAGTAGTTTCAAGAGTTTAGATATTGATTGA